A genomic window from Candidatus Pelagisphaera phototrophica includes:
- a CDS encoding sulfatase — protein MNQTKRSLLFLSLAALTSWGLAQSDKPLNVLFIASDDLTQSIACYGDPIAITPNLDRLSDMGVRFDNAYCQIPLCNPTRASLLTGLRPDTLKVYDLGRHFRDEVPDVVTLPQLFRNNGYKSMRVGKLYHYGVPVQIGTNGLDDPESWDQVINPKGRDTEEEHLIINLEPHRPISGALSWLAADGTDEEQTDGMIATEAIELLRENKDRPFFLGVGFFRPHTPYVAPKKYWDLYPMDEIKMPYAPENDRDDIPKSAFAHNNPVPNYGLPVEEVLKAKQAYYANVSFVDAQVGRLLDAIEDLELLDNTIIVFWSDHGYHLGEHQGVWQKRCLFEESASAPMMIFAPGRKGNGQASQQIVEFVDLYPTVASLCGLTPPKTVEGKSIVPLLDRPSKSWKGTAFTQVLRPGDGIPVMGASIRTDRWRYTEWNEGEQGFELYDHSNDPGEFDNLASKPEFAGIIYDLRKNLRANVSGKVPDSPFNPARL, from the coding sequence ATGAATCAAACGAAACGCTCTCTACTCTTCTTGTCCCTAGCCGCTCTTACGTCATGGGGACTGGCACAATCGGATAAGCCGCTCAACGTTCTCTTCATCGCGTCCGACGATTTAACGCAGTCCATCGCTTGCTACGGAGATCCGATCGCCATTACCCCAAACCTTGATAGACTCTCAGATATGGGTGTTCGGTTCGACAATGCCTACTGCCAAATACCCCTTTGTAACCCCACTCGTGCGTCACTCTTAACCGGCCTAAGGCCGGACACTCTAAAAGTTTACGACTTAGGAAGACATTTTCGCGACGAGGTACCGGATGTAGTCACGCTCCCTCAATTATTTCGTAATAATGGATACAAATCGATGAGAGTCGGAAAGCTCTATCACTACGGAGTTCCCGTTCAAATCGGAACCAATGGGCTCGACGACCCTGAATCCTGGGACCAGGTGATCAATCCCAAAGGCCGCGACACGGAGGAAGAGCACCTCATCATTAATCTTGAGCCCCACCGTCCCATCAGTGGGGCACTCAGCTGGCTAGCGGCGGATGGCACGGACGAAGAACAGACCGACGGGATGATTGCCACAGAGGCGATTGAGCTCCTTCGAGAAAACAAGGATCGCCCCTTTTTCCTAGGAGTCGGGTTTTTCCGTCCTCACACTCCCTACGTGGCACCCAAAAAGTATTGGGATCTATATCCCATGGACGAAATCAAAATGCCGTATGCCCCTGAAAACGATCGGGACGACATCCCCAAGTCCGCATTCGCACACAACAATCCAGTACCGAATTACGGCCTACCGGTTGAGGAGGTTTTGAAAGCGAAGCAGGCTTACTATGCCAATGTGAGCTTTGTGGACGCGCAAGTCGGGCGACTGCTCGATGCAATCGAAGATCTTGAACTCCTTGATAATACTATCATCGTTTTTTGGAGCGATCACGGCTACCATCTCGGTGAGCATCAGGGCGTTTGGCAGAAACGCTGCCTTTTTGAGGAGTCCGCTTCCGCTCCGATGATGATCTTCGCTCCGGGTCGCAAAGGCAATGGCCAGGCGAGTCAGCAAATTGTCGAGTTCGTGGATTTATACCCGACCGTCGCCTCGCTCTGTGGCCTCACCCCACCTAAGACTGTAGAAGGTAAAAGTATCGTTCCTCTACTGGATCGCCCATCGAAGTCGTGGAAGGGGACAGCGTTCACTCAGGTTTTGCGTCCCGGCGATGGCATTCCGGTTATGGGGGCTAGCATCCGCACAGACAGGTGGCGCTACACCGAGTGGAACGAAGGTGAGCAAGGATTCGAACTTTACGATCACAGCAACGACCCCGGTGAATTCGACAATTTGGCCAGCAAACCAGAATTTGCAGGGATCATTTACGACTTACGGAAGAACCTGAGGGCTAATGTATCAGGAAAGGTGCCAGATTCGCCATTCAACCCTGCTAGGCTCTGA
- a CDS encoding tripartite tricarboxylate transporter substrate-binding protein: MAKITTHIVVALLIGLSIFSYAKMGSRHTESYPNRPIRVIVPYNPGGGTDTYARILQKAIKDNDLMPQQLVIVNKPGGGATIGSTYVIDSRNDGYTILCNHEALMTSKVIGQSPYGPEAFEAVAATGESGLAVLVSENSPFKTMTEFMEAAKARPETLKLGVNLGTPTHFCGIQLEETLPGARFRLVSTGGGANRLAALMGGHLDAALFSVGELIRFRENGLRPLAYLGEERVESIPDIPTAKEVGYPVFSGNLQYWWFPKGTDPEIVSYMAAVLNSAMETDYVKKRSAELEILPRTIVGVELAERITQKMGLFSRMKVPSRVELPDVTFWSVAAVLALGLVVLSKAIFNPKKTDGEASENKLRFDLAFGVIGLCVLYVFFMGMGLIPFVWATILFILVSGLYLTNYDRKKVCYVVEVALGMSFGLHFIFTQLFAIQLP, from the coding sequence ATGGCTAAAATCACTACCCACATCGTTGTAGCTCTATTGATTGGTTTGTCGATTTTCAGTTATGCCAAAATGGGATCTCGGCACACTGAGAGTTATCCGAATCGTCCGATCCGAGTGATCGTTCCCTACAATCCGGGTGGTGGAACTGACACTTATGCACGGATATTGCAGAAAGCGATCAAGGACAATGACCTTATGCCTCAGCAATTAGTGATCGTGAATAAACCTGGAGGGGGTGCGACGATTGGCAGTACCTATGTTATCGATTCACGAAATGATGGATACACAATACTTTGTAATCACGAGGCATTGATGACATCCAAGGTTATCGGGCAGTCCCCCTACGGACCGGAGGCATTCGAGGCGGTTGCTGCTACCGGAGAATCAGGCTTAGCCGTTTTGGTATCGGAGAATTCGCCATTCAAGACAATGACGGAGTTTATGGAAGCTGCTAAGGCAAGGCCTGAGACATTGAAATTAGGAGTCAATTTGGGCACGCCAACCCATTTTTGTGGTATACAATTAGAGGAAACGCTTCCCGGAGCTCGTTTTCGCCTAGTTTCTACGGGAGGCGGAGCCAATCGATTGGCCGCTCTCATGGGTGGGCATTTAGATGCGGCCCTCTTTTCGGTTGGTGAACTGATCCGGTTTAGGGAAAACGGATTGCGCCCACTAGCCTATTTAGGAGAGGAGCGGGTCGAAAGTATTCCGGATATTCCTACCGCGAAAGAGGTAGGGTATCCAGTATTCAGCGGTAACCTACAATACTGGTGGTTTCCCAAGGGAACAGATCCAGAAATAGTCAGCTACATGGCCGCTGTCCTCAATAGCGCGATGGAGACGGATTACGTGAAGAAGCGTTCTGCGGAATTGGAGATTTTGCCAAGAACGATAGTCGGAGTAGAGCTAGCGGAGCGAATTACCCAGAAAATGGGCCTATTCAGTCGCATGAAGGTGCCTAGTCGAGTCGAATTGCCTGATGTGACCTTTTGGTCAGTTGCTGCGGTGTTAGCGTTGGGACTAGTTGTATTGTCGAAAGCCATTTTCAATCCGAAAAAAACTGATGGTGAAGCGAGTGAAAATAAACTTAGGTTTGATTTGGCTTTTGGTGTGATTGGACTGTGTGTTCTCTACGTTTTTTTTATGGGAATGGGATTAATCCCATTCGTTTGGGCGACAATTTTGTTTATTCTAGTAAGCGGCTTGTATCTAACAAACTACGACAGGAAGAAAGTATGCTATGTCGTCGAGGTTGCTCTGGGCATGTCCTTTGGACTCCACTTCATATTCACGCAGTTGTTTGCGATTCAATTGCCTTAG
- a CDS encoding tripartite tricarboxylate transporter permease — MEAINTASVYIFSLQGLSLVILGTILGITMGAIPGLTGAMLIALTLPLTFNMDPVNAFILLISMYVGAVSGGLITATLLRMPGTPASIMTTMDGYPLARDGKPGRALGLGITASFVGGCISWLFLIMLSAPIARYSTKLGPFDFFSLVLLALVLIASIGGKSMSRSFFSASLGVLAALPGIDKATGNLRLTFGFEELNGGLKLLPVLIGMFAISQIISDISRIGDKITIIPVKRRSDMLFKWEDWKKNAINLVRSSVIGTGIGILPGIGANIGSVTAYSTARSLATPEDKKKFGKGSETGIVAAEAANNATIGGSLIPLISLGIPGSVIDAILLGGLLIHGLQPGPLLFKQNPEMVYTIMGSMFVANVFMFFFMILSVRYLARLASIPRGLLMPVILVFCIVGSFALSTRMFDVWTMLFFGLLGFAFERFKIPLAPFVIGFILAPIAEENLLMGLMASNGSYLPIVQQPVSLLFVIVSIGLLSIPLYKRFKLFRG, encoded by the coding sequence ATGGAAGCTATAAACACCGCATCCGTTTACATCTTTAGCCTGCAAGGACTATCCTTGGTCATTTTGGGTACGATTTTAGGAATTACGATGGGGGCGATTCCTGGATTGACGGGAGCGATGTTGATTGCCCTTACCTTGCCGCTCACGTTTAATATGGATCCAGTGAATGCATTCATCCTGCTAATCAGCATGTATGTGGGCGCTGTCAGTGGAGGATTGATTACGGCGACACTGTTGCGTATGCCCGGAACCCCTGCTTCTATCATGACGACTATGGACGGGTATCCGTTGGCCCGTGACGGCAAGCCTGGAAGGGCTTTGGGCTTGGGTATTACTGCGTCTTTTGTCGGAGGGTGCATATCCTGGCTTTTTCTCATAATGCTCTCCGCTCCTATCGCTCGATACTCAACAAAACTGGGTCCTTTCGACTTTTTCTCCCTGGTTTTGCTAGCGCTAGTTTTGATCGCTTCCATCGGAGGTAAGTCGATGAGTCGTTCTTTCTTTTCAGCCTCGCTTGGCGTTTTAGCCGCTTTGCCGGGAATTGATAAGGCCACGGGAAACTTGAGGTTAACCTTTGGATTCGAGGAACTCAATGGGGGACTTAAGCTCCTTCCAGTCCTGATTGGGATGTTTGCTATCAGTCAGATTATTTCTGACATTAGTCGTATTGGCGATAAAATTACAATTATCCCAGTGAAACGTAGAAGTGACATGCTCTTTAAATGGGAGGATTGGAAGAAAAATGCGATCAACCTCGTTCGATCATCGGTTATCGGTACGGGGATTGGAATATTGCCAGGGATAGGGGCCAACATTGGCTCGGTCACCGCTTACAGTACCGCTCGTTCGTTGGCTACTCCGGAGGATAAGAAGAAATTCGGAAAGGGATCGGAAACAGGTATTGTTGCCGCTGAAGCTGCCAACAATGCAACCATTGGCGGTTCGCTGATTCCACTGATTTCCCTCGGGATTCCCGGTAGTGTCATCGATGCTATTCTGCTGGGGGGATTACTCATTCACGGGTTGCAGCCGGGGCCACTTCTGTTTAAGCAAAATCCTGAGATGGTGTATACCATTATGGGATCCATGTTTGTCGCAAACGTGTTCATGTTTTTCTTCATGATTCTTTCGGTTCGTTACCTGGCCCGGCTGGCGTCTATTCCCAGAGGTCTTCTTATGCCAGTTATTCTGGTGTTTTGCATTGTTGGTTCCTTTGCACTTTCAACACGCATGTTCGATGTTTGGACGATGCTCTTTTTTGGATTACTGGGCTTTGCATTTGAACGGTTTAAGATTCCACTAGCTCCGTTTGTCATTGGGTTTATCCTGGCCCCCATAGCAGAAGAAAACCTGCTCATGGGACTGATGGCGTCGAATGGGAGCTACCTACCAATTGTTCAACAGCCCGTTTCTTTGCTGTTTGTGATTGTATCAATCGGTCTGCTTTCGATTCCGCTCTACAAAAGATTCAAATTGTTTAGGGGCTGA
- a CDS encoding sulfatase-like hydrolase/transferase translates to MNLITRFFYLGCLLGNLTIAADKPNILFIYTDDQSTRTVSAYEDAYYWVDTPNIDRLAEEGIRFTRANIGSWCMASRASILTGLQQHKVESLRMTGPNPMNVYDPEKCQFWTESLRKQGYHTAQIGKWHTGVDSGYGRDWDHQIVWNRPKYPENSPNYYFDQLIEFDGKEAVLVKEYTTDKYTDWAVEFIKERGPQSGKPWYLWLCYGGVHAPFTPADRHLEAYEDVTTPKIPDVYPPRPEKPEYMNQMEFWKPGPNGEPVEKGREGPVPVGMQDLPGRPLKDWIRQYQQGVLSIDEGVGRLLESLQESGQDENTIIIFTSDQGFAWGQHGSKSKVAPYRANIAAPLIFRLPKGIASKSRSKGTVVTEPVTAVDIPVTLFSITGLRSPWKMHGYDLSPLLKDPETPWGKPSMLVHTAKQYGSDTNTIPPKGDPKLYHGPGVPWYVLLSQGRYKYIRTLIEGETEELYDVVSDSQEVINLAGNPAYSKVLRQYRKWTIDELKRTDAGFVSKLPSVANH, encoded by the coding sequence ATGAACTTAATAACAAGATTTTTTTATCTCGGATGTCTGCTTGGTAATCTGACCATTGCGGCTGACAAGCCCAACATATTGTTTATCTACACGGATGACCAATCCACCCGGACGGTCAGTGCGTATGAGGATGCGTATTATTGGGTGGATACGCCGAATATCGATCGATTAGCGGAGGAGGGGATTCGCTTTACTCGAGCTAACATCGGTTCCTGGTGCATGGCCTCGCGAGCATCCATTCTCACCGGACTTCAGCAACATAAGGTGGAGTCCCTTAGAATGACCGGTCCGAATCCGATGAATGTTTACGATCCTGAAAAATGCCAGTTTTGGACGGAGTCTCTTCGGAAACAAGGATACCATACCGCCCAAATTGGAAAATGGCATACAGGAGTGGATTCCGGATACGGACGTGATTGGGATCACCAGATTGTCTGGAATCGACCCAAGTATCCGGAAAATTCTCCCAACTACTATTTTGATCAACTCATTGAGTTTGATGGAAAAGAAGCGGTATTGGTTAAGGAGTACACAACGGACAAATACACGGACTGGGCGGTTGAGTTCATCAAGGAAAGAGGTCCTCAGTCCGGGAAGCCCTGGTATTTATGGCTTTGCTATGGAGGGGTGCATGCTCCGTTCACTCCCGCAGACCGACACTTGGAAGCGTACGAGGATGTGACGACTCCAAAGATTCCTGATGTCTATCCCCCTAGACCAGAAAAACCGGAATACATGAACCAAATGGAGTTCTGGAAGCCGGGTCCTAATGGTGAGCCGGTAGAAAAGGGGCGAGAGGGTCCCGTTCCGGTTGGGATGCAGGACTTACCTGGCCGACCTTTGAAAGACTGGATTCGTCAGTATCAGCAAGGCGTACTCTCTATCGACGAGGGCGTCGGTCGACTGCTCGAGTCACTACAAGAAAGTGGCCAGGATGAAAATACCATTATCATCTTTACTTCGGACCAAGGATTCGCCTGGGGCCAGCATGGATCCAAATCGAAGGTTGCCCCGTATCGAGCCAATATCGCTGCACCTCTGATCTTTCGCTTACCGAAAGGGATCGCCTCGAAAAGCCGTAGCAAAGGTACTGTGGTGACCGAACCGGTTACCGCAGTGGATATACCCGTTACCTTGTTTTCAATCACCGGCCTTAGGTCGCCCTGGAAGATGCACGGCTATGACTTGTCACCTTTACTGAAAGATCCTGAAACCCCTTGGGGCAAACCATCAATGCTTGTCCACACAGCGAAGCAATACGGATCAGATACGAATACCATTCCTCCGAAAGGGGATCCTAAGCTGTACCACGGACCGGGTGTACCTTGGTATGTTCTCTTGAGTCAAGGGAGGTATAAGTACATTCGAACTTTGATCGAAGGGGAAACCGAAGAGCTTTATGACGTTGTGAGCGATTCACAGGAAGTGATCAATCTAGCGGGAAATCCGGCATACTCTAAAGTACTGCGTCAGTACCGAAAATGGACGATCGATGAACTCAAGCGAACCGATGCTGGTTTCGTTAGCAAACTGCCATCAGTCGCGAATCATTGA
- a CDS encoding 3-keto-disaccharide hydrolase — protein sequence MKIHLCSKPSFLCLSILVLAACSTSTKTDVVELFDGQSLDGWQNFGGGNFYVEDGAIVGEAAPDLPNSFLATEDMYGDFELEVEFKIDPLLNSGIQIRSHIYEEETTTIRWGGTFHEDGTKNVRERVWEKGRFWGYQIEIDPTERGWSGTVYEEGARGFLHTPGQDEAAKKAFKPGEWNHFRIIANGDHFQTWLNGVPVAHIHDDDQASGYIALQLHGIGKNKKKIGQKVRWRNIRLQHL from the coding sequence ATGAAAATACACCTTTGTTCCAAACCCTCTTTTTTGTGCCTATCAATTCTGGTTTTGGCCGCTTGCAGCACATCTACAAAAACTGATGTAGTTGAATTATTCGATGGTCAAAGCCTGGACGGCTGGCAAAACTTTGGTGGGGGTAATTTTTATGTCGAGGATGGGGCTATCGTAGGCGAAGCCGCACCTGACTTACCTAATAGCTTTCTCGCCACTGAGGATATGTATGGCGATTTCGAACTGGAAGTGGAGTTCAAGATCGATCCGCTTCTGAACTCAGGGATACAGATTCGCAGTCACATATACGAAGAAGAGACCACAACGATTCGTTGGGGTGGCACCTTCCATGAGGATGGAACGAAGAACGTAAGAGAGAGAGTATGGGAAAAAGGTCGATTTTGGGGTTACCAAATTGAGATCGACCCCACGGAAAGAGGCTGGAGCGGCACTGTGTATGAGGAGGGGGCTCGCGGTTTTCTGCACACTCCAGGGCAAGACGAAGCGGCGAAGAAGGCCTTCAAACCAGGGGAGTGGAATCACTTTCGCATCATCGCTAATGGGGACCACTTCCAAACCTGGCTAAATGGCGTACCGGTAGCGCATATACATGACGATGACCAAGCTTCTGGCTACATCGCCCTTCAACTCCATGGGATTGGGAAAAACAAAAAGAAGATCGGCCAAAAAGTCCGTTGGCGCAATATTCGGCTGCAGCATCTTTAA
- a CDS encoding sulfatase-like hydrolase/transferase has protein sequence MLAGKIFWIGLASLLFANLSAQSEKPNILLIVSDDQGYNDLGQLNSEIITPNLDRIAREGTRLSSFYVAWPACTPSRGAFLTGRYPQRNGIYDMIRNEAPDYGHRYDEDEYAVTWERIGGMDVREILIPQVLKPQGYVSGIFGKWDLGISKRFLPLARGFDSFYGLVNTGIDYYTHERYGVHSMFQDNERTEEDRGTYATYLFEREALRFLEERKDNEPFFLYLPFNAPHNSSSLDPKIRGTIQAPAEFKEMYPPVENLFKEGTKYGEKAKVPTSEARQRDFRAAVTCMDASIGKLLDSLDRKGLTDNTIVLFFSDNGGGGGSSNYPLRGGKARTWEGGIRVLALARWPNGGIPAGTVNDAFLTSLELFPSLAAATGSKLPEDVKIDGYNWWATLKGETESPRNEMFWKRKGRKSARIGNWKWVDMEEEGGGLFDLSDDLGERDDLSLQHPEVLKRLKQRFGEWYQETMFDAEPRGSFKDF, from the coding sequence ATGCTCGCAGGAAAAATATTTTGGATAGGGCTAGCGTCGCTTTTGTTCGCTAACCTCTCTGCCCAAAGCGAAAAGCCAAATATTCTGCTCATCGTTTCAGACGATCAGGGCTACAATGACCTAGGTCAGCTCAACAGTGAAATTATTACGCCCAATCTGGATCGTATTGCCAGAGAGGGGACTCGTTTGAGCAGTTTCTATGTTGCCTGGCCTGCTTGCACCCCATCTCGCGGGGCTTTTTTGACCGGACGCTACCCACAGCGGAACGGAATCTATGATATGATTCGGAATGAGGCACCGGATTATGGGCATAGATACGATGAAGACGAGTACGCAGTGACTTGGGAGCGAATTGGTGGAATGGATGTCAGGGAAATATTGATACCTCAAGTACTGAAACCTCAAGGATACGTTTCAGGTATATTTGGGAAATGGGATCTCGGTATCAGCAAACGCTTTCTGCCTTTGGCGAGAGGGTTTGACTCATTCTATGGACTTGTGAATACGGGGATCGACTACTATACGCACGAGCGATACGGGGTGCACAGCATGTTTCAAGACAATGAGAGGACCGAAGAAGATCGCGGGACCTATGCGACCTATTTGTTCGAGCGTGAAGCACTGCGGTTCTTAGAAGAAAGAAAGGATAACGAACCTTTCTTCCTCTACCTCCCCTTTAACGCCCCACACAATTCATCCTCTCTCGATCCTAAAATCCGAGGAACGATTCAAGCGCCTGCCGAATTTAAAGAAATGTACCCACCTGTAGAGAATCTCTTCAAAGAAGGTACGAAGTACGGAGAGAAGGCGAAGGTGCCAACGTCAGAAGCGCGTCAGCGGGATTTCCGAGCTGCCGTTACCTGCATGGATGCATCCATAGGAAAACTGCTCGATTCCTTGGATCGAAAAGGTTTAACAGACAATACGATTGTCTTGTTTTTCTCTGACAATGGAGGGGGAGGCGGTTCGAGTAACTATCCTCTTAGAGGGGGCAAAGCTAGGACTTGGGAAGGCGGGATCAGAGTACTCGCTTTGGCCCGGTGGCCCAACGGCGGGATCCCTGCGGGTACTGTTAACGATGCATTTCTGACGAGTCTGGAGCTGTTTCCAAGTTTAGCGGCGGCAACCGGTTCGAAGCTCCCCGAAGACGTTAAGATTGACGGATACAATTGGTGGGCGACGTTGAAAGGCGAAACGGAAAGCCCGAGAAACGAAATGTTTTGGAAGCGGAAAGGGAGAAAGTCCGCTCGAATCGGAAACTGGAAATGGGTGGATATGGAAGAAGAAGGGGGAGGGCTCTTTGATTTGTCCGATGACCTCGGAGAGAGAGACGATCTCTCGTTGCAGCATCCTGAAGTCCTAAAGCGACTGAAGCAGAGATTCGGCGAATGGTATCAGGAAACGATGTTCGATGCGGAGCCTAGAGGATCGTTCAAGGATTTCTAG
- a CDS encoding NIPSNAP family protein, translating to MNRRTFVTAAAAAATPAALFGTHHEPSDDAHYLEWITFEVLNNARRGALETFLKDVVVPGLNSKGCSPIGVFRPKHGERGTKVFMLVPHKTIESFLTTWDKLVKTADYKKASNTEMETPLYDRMESSLMRAFSHMPQVEVPSAIAGEKGRIFEFRVYEAHNRVKSDLKVEMFNEGGEIEIFRNVGLHPVFFGKTLAGPLMPNLIYMLGFKDMAERDANWKRFSADPAWQKLRANKRYAGTVSAITDNIFVPTNYSQI from the coding sequence ATGAATCGTAGAACCTTCGTCACTGCCGCCGCTGCGGCCGCTACCCCTGCCGCTCTTTTTGGAACTCACCATGAACCCTCCGATGATGCCCACTACTTGGAGTGGATAACATTTGAGGTACTTAACAACGCCCGACGCGGAGCTCTTGAGACATTCCTAAAGGATGTCGTCGTTCCGGGGTTGAATTCAAAAGGCTGCTCTCCGATCGGCGTCTTCCGCCCTAAGCACGGAGAGCGTGGAACCAAAGTGTTTATGCTGGTACCCCACAAAACGATCGAATCCTTTCTGACAACTTGGGATAAATTGGTTAAAACGGCTGACTACAAAAAAGCTTCTAATACGGAAATGGAAACGCCGCTATATGACCGGATGGAAAGCTCCCTGATGAGAGCATTTTCCCACATGCCTCAGGTCGAAGTTCCTTCAGCTATCGCCGGAGAAAAAGGCCGCATTTTCGAGTTTCGCGTTTACGAGGCCCACAATCGAGTGAAGAGCGATCTGAAAGTGGAAATGTTCAATGAAGGCGGCGAAATCGAAATCTTTCGAAACGTGGGACTTCACCCTGTTTTTTTCGGTAAGACCCTTGCCGGTCCACTGATGCCAAATCTTATCTATATGCTCGGTTTCAAGGATATGGCCGAACGAGATGCCAATTGGAAGCGGTTTAGTGCAGATCCCGCATGGCAAAAGCTTCGAGCCAACAAGCGGTATGCAGGAACTGTATCCGCGATAACAGACAATATTTTTGTCCCTACGAATTATTCCCAAATTTGA
- a CDS encoding 3-keto-disaccharide hydrolase has protein sequence MKKVTILLSSLFFMGSLAFADHHGKKWVSLFDGKSLQGWTASKENPDSFSVKNGTLIVDGGRSHLFYTGGVNGGTFKNFELKVKAKTMKNANGGVYFHTAYQDEGWPSQGFECQVNTSQKDPKKTGSLYAVANVYVPMEPEEPFIIRVDKAGAQVYREKAPSTDGKWFDYHIIVKGEDVTIKVDGETIVQWKQPPGYAGPNPGMSGRVLGSGTFALQAHDPDSITHYQDIQVKVLD, from the coding sequence ATGAAAAAAGTTACTATCCTGTTATCCTCTTTGTTTTTCATGGGCTCGCTTGCGTTTGCGGACCATCACGGCAAGAAATGGGTGTCATTGTTTGATGGCAAATCCTTGCAAGGCTGGACTGCTAGCAAGGAAAACCCTGATTCCTTCTCTGTTAAAAACGGCACGCTGATTGTGGATGGCGGACGTTCGCACCTGTTCTATACAGGGGGTGTGAATGGCGGCACTTTTAAGAACTTCGAGTTGAAGGTAAAAGCTAAGACTATGAAGAACGCGAATGGAGGTGTCTATTTTCATACTGCTTATCAAGACGAGGGCTGGCCTTCGCAAGGCTTCGAGTGTCAGGTGAATACCAGTCAAAAGGATCCAAAAAAGACGGGCAGCCTTTACGCTGTGGCCAATGTGTACGTTCCTATGGAGCCAGAGGAACCATTTATCATTCGTGTAGACAAAGCGGGTGCTCAAGTATATCGTGAGAAAGCACCTTCAACCGATGGCAAATGGTTCGATTACCATATCATTGTCAAAGGCGAGGATGTTACGATCAAAGTTGATGGCGAAACGATCGTCCAGTGGAAGCAGCCTCCAGGCTATGCGGGACCGAATCCGGGCATGTCGGGTCGCGTACTGGGTAGCGGCACCTTTGCCCTGCAGGCCCACGATCCTGACAGTATTACCCATTACCAAGACATCCAAGTCAAGGTCTTGGACTGA